A window from Borrelia hispanica CRI encodes these proteins:
- a CDS encoding PTS transporter subunit EIIC: MLPIALLPIAGLLLGIGSALTNKTMIQTYGIEALFGEKTIMHATLSLIKYTGEVIFANLPLMFAIAIPIGLAKAEKGTAALAGVIGFLVMHQTINGVLSIQGITPSTTNVEALLAIGTSEAEAISKSQEYTNVLGIFSLQMSVMGGMIAGFIAAMLHNKLHNIHLPTFLAFFGGSRFIPIITTLVMFIVGIILTCIWPFIQGMMTSLGNIIEKSGYFGSFAYGAIKRSLIPFGLHHIFYMPFWQTSLGGTMEINGELISGAQNIFFKQLADPHTTHFEVTKGTRFFSGEFIVMIFGLPGAALAMYHTSKTENKKDAASLLISAGFTSMLTGITEPLEFAFLFAAPALYYLIYVPLFGLAHLLAHIFNIGVGLTFSGGFIDMFLFGILQGNSKTTWIMIPTIGIFYFIGFYYIFKLAIIKFNLKTPGREDLEEDIIKANPHKTKISEIAGKVLEGLGGKGNITYLDACASRLRINVNQIELVKSDIYFKSIGASGMLKKGNDIQIVFGGVSDNIRMEINKIQTTK; encoded by the coding sequence ATGTTACCAATAGCTCTGCTACCAATAGCCGGACTTTTACTAGGAATCGGCAGTGCTCTTACTAACAAAACAATGATTCAAACCTATGGGATTGAAGCACTATTTGGAGAAAAAACTATAATGCATGCGACATTGTCTTTGATAAAATATACAGGAGAAGTTATTTTCGCAAACTTACCCTTAATGTTTGCAATAGCAATTCCAATTGGACTAGCAAAAGCTGAAAAAGGAACAGCAGCACTTGCTGGTGTCATAGGTTTCTTAGTTATGCATCAAACTATTAACGGCGTTTTATCAATTCAAGGCATTACTCCTTCAACCACAAACGTAGAAGCACTCTTAGCAATCGGAACAAGCGAAGCAGAAGCAATTTCTAAAAGTCAAGAATACACAAATGTACTTGGAATTTTTTCCCTACAAATGAGCGTAATGGGAGGAATGATAGCAGGATTTATTGCAGCAATGCTTCATAACAAATTGCACAATATCCATCTACCTACATTTCTAGCATTTTTTGGAGGATCAAGATTTATTCCCATCATAACCACACTTGTAATGTTTATAGTAGGAATAATTTTAACATGTATTTGGCCATTCATTCAAGGTATGATGACCTCATTAGGCAATATCATAGAAAAATCAGGATATTTTGGCTCATTTGCATATGGAGCAATTAAAAGATCTTTGATACCTTTTGGACTTCATCACATCTTTTACATGCCTTTCTGGCAAACATCTCTAGGCGGAACAATGGAAATTAATGGAGAATTGATATCAGGAGCACAAAATATATTCTTCAAACAATTAGCAGATCCTCATACCACACATTTTGAAGTCACAAAAGGAACCCGTTTTTTTAGTGGCGAATTTATAGTAATGATTTTTGGATTACCTGGAGCTGCTCTTGCAATGTATCATACCTCAAAAACCGAAAATAAAAAAGATGCTGCTTCTCTATTAATATCAGCTGGCTTTACATCAATGCTAACAGGAATCACAGAACCCCTTGAATTTGCATTTCTCTTTGCAGCACCTGCTCTCTATTATCTTATATATGTCCCGCTATTTGGACTTGCTCACTTATTAGCTCATATTTTCAATATTGGAGTTGGATTAACATTCTCTGGTGGATTCATTGACATGTTCTTGTTTGGAATATTACAAGGCAACAGCAAAACAACTTGGATCATGATTCCTACTATTGGAATATTTTACTTCATAGGATTCTACTATATTTTCAAACTTGCAATTATAAAATTCAATCTTAAAACACCTGGTCGCGAAGATCTAGAAGAAGACATAATAAAAGCAAACCCACACAAAACAAAAATTTCAGAAATTGCTGGAAAAGTACTAGAAGGACTTGGAGGAAAAGGAAATATAACATACCTTGATGCATGTGCATCAAGATTAAGAATAAATGTTAATCAAATAGAATTAGTAAAGTCCGACATTTATTTCAAATCTATTGGAGCAAGCGGCATGCTTAAAAAAGGAAATGATATTCAAATCGTATTCGGAGGAGTCTCTGATAATATAAGAATGGAAATAAATAAAATTCAAACTACCAAATAA